The following coding sequences are from one Betaproteobacteria bacterium window:
- a CDS encoding efflux RND transporter periplasmic adaptor subunit, with amino-acid sequence MKHVHLLSLLLAGLSLPLTAHEGHDHGDEKKTMVVPGNTPQRLPDGAVFLPKSAQRGMGVLTERTVEADLPKSLELTGRVIMDPHLGGRVQAMIPGRIEAAGPHGLPAAGSKVKKGEVLAWVAPSSGAIERSNQSALLAELKASRGLAEKRLHRLQELADTVPKKDIEAAESELASLHGRIAAVGAGLSGREALVAPVSGVLAASNAVVGQVVEVKELIFEVIDPDSLHIEASAYEPLPLDQVVSASVAVGERSVPLSYIGASRRLREQALPLMFENHATGAGLTLPLGQPVKVQVGLKATLRGLPLPMAALTRNTANQVIVWVKTAPERFEARAVQTQPLDGLRVVVTGGLKAGERAVVQGASLISQIR; translated from the coding sequence ATGAAACACGTTCATCTGTTGAGCCTGTTGCTGGCCGGCCTGAGCCTGCCGCTGACGGCCCATGAGGGGCACGACCACGGTGACGAGAAGAAGACCATGGTGGTGCCCGGCAACACCCCGCAGCGCCTGCCCGACGGGGCCGTCTTCCTGCCCAAGTCGGCCCAGCGCGGCATGGGCGTCCTGACCGAACGGACGGTCGAGGCCGACCTGCCGAAAAGTCTGGAACTGACCGGCCGGGTCATCATGGACCCGCATCTCGGCGGGCGCGTCCAGGCGATGATTCCCGGGCGCATCGAGGCGGCCGGGCCGCATGGCCTGCCGGCGGCCGGCAGCAAGGTCAAAAAGGGCGAGGTGCTGGCCTGGGTCGCGCCCTCGTCCGGGGCCATCGAGCGTTCCAACCAGTCGGCGCTGCTGGCCGAACTGAAAGCCAGCCGGGGGTTGGCCGAGAAGCGCCTGCATCGCCTGCAGGAACTGGCCGATACGGTGCCCAAGAAGGACATCGAGGCGGCCGAGAGCGAACTGGCCAGCCTGCACGGGCGGATCGCCGCGGTCGGCGCCGGACTGTCGGGGCGAGAGGCGCTGGTCGCGCCGGTCTCCGGCGTGCTGGCGGCGAGCAATGCGGTGGTCGGTCAGGTGGTGGAGGTCAAGGAATTGATTTTCGAGGTCATCGACCCGGACAGCCTGCACATCGAGGCCAGCGCCTACGAGCCGCTGCCCCTCGACCAGGTGGTGTCGGCGAGCGTGGCGGTCGGCGAGCGTTCGGTGCCGCTCAGCTACATCGGCGCCAGCCGTCGGCTGCGCGAGCAGGCGCTGCCGCTGATGTTCGAAAACCATGCGACCGGCGCCGGCCTGACGCTGCCGCTCGGCCAGCCGGTCAAGGTGCAGGTCGGCCTGAAGGCGACGCTACGCGGCCTGCCGCTGCCGATGGCGGCGCTGACCCGCAACACGGCCAACCAGGTGATCGTCTGGGTCAAGACGGCGCCCGAGCGCTTCGAGGCGCGGGCGGTGCAGACCCAGCCGCTGGACGGCCTGCGGGTCGTCGTCACCGGCGGCCTGAAGGCCGGCGAGCGGGCGGTGGTGCAGGGCGCCAGCCTGATTTCGCAGATACGCTGA
- a CDS encoding TerC family protein, giving the protein MDFLGLDTAFLLAVAQIVMIDILLGGDNAVVIALACRRLPEAQRSKAIFWGVAGAIGIRIVLIFFALQLLALPYLKVVGAVLLLWIGIKLLLPEDDDEHGSVAAGESLFAAVRTVMLADVVMSLDNVIAVAGAAKGDIGLVVFGILISIPIVVWGSRFVLRLMDRFPVVITLGGALLGWIAGEMAITDRAIVGHFFAEGMAAAYKYAAAATGAALVILVGKWLAARQARSAAPLEIELDTGPSTDSRS; this is encoded by the coding sequence ATGGATTTCCTCGGCCTCGATACCGCCTTCCTCCTTGCCGTCGCGCAGATCGTCATGATCGACATCCTCCTGGGAGGGGACAACGCGGTGGTCATCGCCCTGGCCTGCCGCCGCCTGCCCGAAGCCCAGCGCAGCAAAGCCATATTCTGGGGCGTCGCCGGAGCCATCGGCATCCGCATCGTGCTCATCTTCTTTGCCCTGCAACTCCTGGCCCTGCCCTACCTGAAAGTGGTCGGCGCGGTGCTCCTCCTCTGGATAGGCATCAAGCTCCTGTTGCCTGAGGATGACGATGAGCACGGCTCGGTCGCGGCCGGTGAAAGCCTCTTCGCAGCGGTCAGGACAGTCATGCTGGCCGACGTGGTCATGAGTCTGGACAACGTCATCGCCGTGGCGGGAGCCGCCAAGGGCGACATCGGGCTGGTGGTCTTCGGCATTCTCATCAGCATCCCCATCGTCGTCTGGGGAAGCCGCTTCGTGCTGCGCCTCATGGATCGTTTCCCGGTGGTCATCACCCTGGGGGGCGCCCTCCTGGGCTGGATCGCCGGCGAAATGGCAATCACCGACCGGGCCATCGTCGGACATTTCTTCGCCGAGGGGATGGCGGCGGCCTACAAGTACGCTGCCGCCGCGACCGGTGCGGCCTTGGTGATCCTGGTCGGCAAATGGCTCGCCGCCCGCCAGGCGCGCAGCGCAGCACCCCTGGAAATCGAACTCGACACCGGGCCCTCCACCGACAGCCGTTCCTGA
- a CDS encoding hemerythrin family protein: MEKLVWENRFSVGVPEFDEQHRKLADLINELVDCLGQPAHSEAVADVLHALSEYASTHFEAEETLLQHLAYPELEEQWKDHTEFCETVANACYDASCNTADLPALLAYLTHWWTDHILRLDMRYRPFVAARLGQPARPGA; encoded by the coding sequence ATGGAAAAACTGGTCTGGGAGAACCGCTTCAGCGTCGGTGTTCCCGAATTCGACGAGCAACATCGCAAGTTGGCCGACCTCATCAATGAGCTGGTCGATTGTCTCGGCCAGCCGGCCCATAGCGAAGCCGTGGCAGACGTGCTGCACGCGCTGTCGGAGTACGCCAGCACCCATTTCGAGGCCGAGGAGACTCTGCTGCAACACCTGGCGTACCCGGAACTCGAAGAGCAATGGAAGGACCACACCGAATTTTGTGAGACCGTGGCCAACGCCTGCTACGACGCGAGTTGCAATACCGCCGACCTGCCGGCGCTGCTCGCCTACCTGACCCACTGGTGGACCGACCACATCCTCCGCCTCGACATGCGCTACCGGCCCTTTGTCGCCGCACGCCTCGGGCAGCCCGCCCGTCCCGGAGCCTGA
- the queA gene encoding tRNA preQ1(34) S-adenosylmethionine ribosyltransferase-isomerase QueA has translation MSLSVEDFDFPLPPELIAQHPAAERRGSRLLHVRDKALDDLRFTAILDLIAPGDLLVFNDTKVIKARLYGEKPSGGKVEVMLERIVDARHAVAQVRASKAPRPGSRLRLADAFEVEVTGRAGAKEEFFALELVDTGDLWQLAERHGHLPLPPYITHAAEGDDETRYQTVYAREPGAVAAPTAGLHFDESLLAELRRRGVGTAFLTLHVGAGTFKPVRVEKIAEHRMHSERFDIPDATAAAIAATRAAGGRIVAVGTTSLRALESAAAEDGTVRAGAAETDIFITPGYRFRGVDRLITNFHLPRSTLLMLVSAFAGYDTIRAAYAHAVAQGYRFFSYGDAMLLEPAGR, from the coding sequence ATGTCCTTGAGCGTCGAGGACTTCGATTTCCCCCTGCCCCCCGAGCTGATTGCCCAGCATCCGGCGGCAGAGCGCCGCGGCAGCCGGCTCCTGCACGTGCGCGACAAGGCGCTGGACGATCTGCGCTTCACCGCTATCCTCGACCTGATCGCGCCTGGCGACCTCCTGGTCTTCAACGACACCAAGGTCATCAAGGCCCGGCTCTACGGCGAAAAGCCCAGCGGCGGCAAGGTGGAGGTCATGCTGGAACGCATCGTCGACGCCCGCCATGCCGTGGCCCAGGTCCGTGCCAGCAAGGCGCCCAGACCGGGCAGCCGCTTGCGCCTCGCCGACGCCTTCGAGGTCGAAGTCACCGGCCGCGCCGGGGCCAAGGAAGAGTTCTTCGCACTGGAACTGGTGGACACCGGAGACCTCTGGCAATTGGCGGAACGCCATGGCCACCTGCCCCTGCCGCCCTACATCACCCACGCGGCCGAGGGTGACGACGAAACCCGTTACCAGACGGTCTATGCCCGGGAACCCGGGGCTGTCGCTGCCCCCACCGCCGGCCTGCACTTCGACGAATCACTGCTCGCCGAGTTGCGCCGGCGCGGCGTCGGCACAGCCTTTCTGACCCTGCACGTGGGCGCCGGCACCTTCAAGCCGGTGCGGGTCGAGAAAATCGCCGAGCACCGCATGCACAGTGAGCGTTTCGACATTCCCGACGCCACCGCCGCGGCCATCGCCGCCACCCGCGCCGCCGGCGGACGGATCGTCGCCGTCGGCACCACCAGCCTGCGCGCCCTGGAATCCGCCGCCGCCGAAGACGGCACGGTGCGGGCCGGCGCCGCCGAGACCGACATCTTCATCACCCCGGGCTACCGTTTCCGGGGGGTGGATAGGCTCATCACCAATTTCCACCTGCCCCGGTCGACGCTGCTCATGCTCGTTTCCGCCTTCGCAGGCTACGACACCATCCGCGCCGCCTACGCCCACGCCGTCGCCCAGGGCTATCGCTTCTTCAGCTACGGCGACGCCATGCTGCTGGAGCCGGCCGGTCGCTGA
- a CDS encoding efflux RND transporter permease subunit, with product MFQWLVEKSLASRLFVLAAAVALMLWGGVQATRLPVDVFPDLNKPTVTLMTEAGGMAPEEVEQLISFPLETAMSGLPGVAGIRSVSSAGLSFLYISFDWGVDIYRARQMVGERLTAMESALPPGSVPRMGPVSSIMGEIMLVAIPIAGPAADAKAAREYADWVLRPRLMAIAGVSQVIPIGGEVRQFQVQPDTRRMAELGISLDQIEAAVRGFAANTSGGFLELNGREYLIRHLGRSARLDDLKNLAITARAGQTILLRQVAEVGFAAAIKRGDGGFSDGKGSVPAVILSIQKQPTADTVELTQRLESALEGLKGSLPQGISAPQVIFRQADFIEASIGNLQVKLLFAACLVAGVLFFFLGNFRTMLISLTAIPLSILIAVLVFHWLGLSINTMTLGGLAIAIGELVDDAVVDVENILRRLREKAAHGGVYSVLRTIVSASLEVRTAIVYATLIIALVFVPLFALPGIEGRLFVPLGVAYIVSILASLAVSVIVTPVLCFWLLPALVAHDHGETRLVRWLKAHYRAALEKVLAAPRLPIAATGVAVVLAVAAVPFFPTTFLPPFNEGSITLGLRLNPGATLGESVRIAEAAEAALRGLPEVAHMGRRTGRAELDEHAEGVHVTEFEIQLKPGGRPKEEVYADIRQRLGNLPASLSLGQPIAHRLDHMLSGVRAQIAIKIFGEDLDTLRAQAGLLRERLAKIPGLADLEIEKQVLAPQIKVRVDFDAAARYGISTAQLTRTLQTLVDGEKVTQIVEGNRRFDLVVRLPESARSLEGLKNLLLETPGGRVPLALLASIEDADGPNQITRDDGRRRIVISANAQERALSEVVADLRAAVAAFPLPEGYFITLGGQFQAQEEAARLISWLALGSVALIFMVLYSRYRSALLAGLIMANVPLALVGSVLGLWLSGQPLSVAALIGFITLAGIATRNGILKISHYLNLMCLEGETFGVPMIVRGSLERLTPVLMTALVAAFALAPLLFEAEQPGTEILHPVAVVIFSGLISSTLLDTFVTPTLFWLFGRPAAERLLAEAGDEAL from the coding sequence ATGTTCCAGTGGCTCGTCGAAAAAAGCCTGGCCAGCCGGCTCTTCGTGCTGGCGGCAGCGGTGGCGCTGATGCTCTGGGGCGGCGTGCAGGCGACCCGCCTGCCGGTCGACGTCTTTCCCGACCTCAACAAGCCGACCGTCACGCTGATGACCGAAGCCGGCGGCATGGCGCCGGAGGAGGTCGAACAGCTGATCAGCTTCCCGCTCGAAACGGCGATGAGCGGCCTGCCCGGTGTCGCCGGCATCCGCTCGGTGTCGAGCGCCGGCTTGTCGTTCCTTTATATTTCCTTCGACTGGGGCGTCGATATCTACCGCGCCCGGCAGATGGTCGGCGAGCGGCTGACCGCGATGGAGTCGGCCCTGCCGCCGGGCAGCGTGCCGCGCATGGGCCCGGTGTCGTCGATCATGGGCGAGATCATGCTGGTCGCTATCCCGATTGCCGGGCCGGCCGCCGACGCCAAGGCGGCGCGCGAGTACGCCGACTGGGTGCTGCGGCCCCGGCTGATGGCGATCGCCGGCGTCTCGCAGGTCATCCCGATTGGCGGCGAGGTGCGCCAGTTCCAGGTGCAGCCGGATACCCGGCGGATGGCCGAACTGGGTATTTCCCTCGACCAGATCGAGGCGGCGGTCAGGGGCTTTGCCGCCAATACCTCGGGGGGCTTCCTGGAGTTGAATGGCCGCGAGTACCTGATCCGCCACCTTGGCCGTAGCGCCCGCCTCGACGACCTGAAGAACCTGGCGATCACGGCGCGGGCCGGCCAGACGATTTTGCTCCGCCAGGTCGCCGAAGTCGGCTTCGCGGCGGCGATCAAGCGCGGCGACGGCGGCTTCAGCGACGGCAAGGGCAGCGTGCCGGCGGTGATCCTGAGCATCCAGAAGCAGCCGACGGCCGATACGGTGGAGCTGACCCAACGCCTGGAATCCGCGCTCGAAGGCCTGAAGGGCAGCCTGCCGCAGGGTATCAGCGCGCCGCAGGTGATTTTCCGCCAGGCCGATTTCATCGAGGCCTCGATCGGCAATCTCCAGGTCAAGCTGCTCTTCGCCGCCTGTCTGGTCGCCGGCGTGCTGTTCTTCTTCCTGGGCAATTTCCGGACGATGCTGATTTCCCTGACCGCCATCCCGCTGTCCATACTGATCGCCGTGCTGGTCTTCCACTGGCTCGGCCTGTCGATCAATACGATGACCCTGGGCGGCCTGGCCATCGCCATCGGCGAGCTGGTCGACGACGCGGTTGTCGATGTGGAGAACATCCTGCGCCGCCTGCGCGAAAAGGCGGCGCATGGCGGGGTGTATTCGGTGCTGCGCACCATCGTCTCGGCCTCGCTGGAGGTGCGCACCGCCATCGTCTACGCGACGCTGATCATCGCCCTGGTCTTCGTGCCGTTGTTCGCCCTGCCCGGCATCGAGGGGCGGTTGTTCGTGCCGCTCGGCGTCGCCTACATCGTCTCCATCCTCGCCTCGCTGGCCGTCTCCGTCATCGTCACGCCGGTGCTCTGCTTCTGGCTGCTGCCGGCGCTGGTTGCCCACGACCACGGCGAGACGCGGCTGGTGCGCTGGCTGAAGGCGCATTACCGGGCGGCGCTGGAAAAAGTGCTCGCCGCGCCGCGCCTGCCCATTGCGGCGACCGGTGTCGCCGTCGTGCTGGCGGTGGCGGCCGTGCCCTTCTTTCCGACCACTTTCCTGCCGCCCTTCAACGAGGGCTCGATCACCCTTGGCCTGCGCCTCAACCCGGGGGCGACGCTGGGCGAGTCGGTGCGCATCGCCGAGGCGGCGGAAGCCGCCCTGCGCGGCCTGCCGGAAGTCGCCCACATGGGGCGGCGCACTGGGCGGGCCGAACTCGACGAACACGCCGAGGGCGTGCATGTGACCGAGTTCGAGATCCAGCTCAAGCCGGGCGGCCGGCCCAAGGAAGAGGTCTATGCCGACATCCGCCAGCGCCTGGGCAACTTGCCGGCCAGCCTCAGCCTCGGCCAGCCCATCGCCCACCGCCTCGACCACATGCTGTCCGGCGTGCGGGCGCAGATCGCCATCAAGATATTCGGCGAGGATCTCGACACCCTGCGCGCCCAGGCCGGCCTGTTGCGCGAGCGGCTGGCCAAAATCCCCGGGCTGGCCGACCTGGAGATCGAAAAGCAGGTGCTGGCGCCGCAGATCAAGGTGCGCGTCGATTTCGACGCCGCCGCCCGCTACGGCATCTCGACGGCGCAGCTGACGCGCACGCTGCAGACGCTGGTCGATGGCGAGAAGGTGACGCAGATCGTCGAGGGCAACCGCCGCTTCGATCTCGTCGTCCGCCTGCCGGAAAGCGCCCGCTCGCTGGAAGGACTGAAGAACCTGTTGCTCGAGACGCCGGGGGGCCGCGTGCCGCTGGCGCTGCTGGCCAGCATCGAGGACGCCGACGGGCCGAACCAGATCACCCGCGACGACGGCCGCCGGCGCATCGTCATCTCGGCCAACGCGCAGGAGCGGGCACTGTCCGAGGTGGTCGCCGACCTGCGCGCGGCGGTCGCCGCCTTTCCGCTGCCCGAGGGCTACTTCATCACCCTGGGCGGCCAGTTCCAGGCCCAGGAGGAGGCGGCGCGGCTGATTTCATGGCTGGCGCTGGGCTCGGTCGCGCTGATCTTCATGGTCCTCTACAGCCGCTACCGTTCGGCGTTGCTGGCTGGGCTGATCATGGCCAACGTGCCGCTGGCCCTGGTCGGCAGCGTGCTCGGCCTGTGGCTTTCCGGCCAGCCGCTGTCGGTCGCCGCGCTGATCGGCTTCATCACGCTGGCCGGCATCGCGACGCGCAACGGCATCCTGAAGATCAGCCACTACCTGAACCTGATGTGCCTCGAAGGCGAGACCTTCGGCGTGCCGATGATCGTCCGCGGCTCGCTGGAGCGTCTGACGCCGGTGCTGATGACCGCGCTGGTGGCCGCCTTCGCGCTGGCGCCCTTGCTCTTCGAGGCCGAACAGCCGGGCACCGAGATCCTGCATCCGGTCGCCGTGGTGATCTTCTCCGGCCTGATCAGCTCGACCTTGCTCGATACCTTTGTCACCCCGACGCTGTTCTGGCTGTTCGGCCGCCCGGCCGCGGAACGTCTGCTGGCCGAGGCCGGCGACGAAGCCCTTTGA
- a CDS encoding universal stress protein — MHTILLAVDGSPGSLGAADHVVRLLQTGLKAEIHVLNVQIPVDSGHVRLFVETERIEAYHREEGLAALAPACQVLATAGLAYHRHLAVGHVADTIAHYAEKLPADQIVLGSKRGESLRHMLLGSIAHDVAERTRVPVTFAPARG; from the coding sequence ATGCACACCATCCTGCTCGCCGTGGACGGGAGCCCCGGCAGCCTCGGCGCCGCCGACCATGTCGTACGCCTGCTGCAGACGGGCCTGAAGGCCGAGATCCATGTGCTCAACGTGCAGATCCCGGTCGATTCCGGCCACGTGCGTCTCTTCGTCGAAACCGAGCGCATCGAGGCTTACCATCGGGAAGAGGGGCTGGCGGCCCTGGCGCCGGCATGCCAGGTGCTCGCTACGGCTGGCCTCGCCTATCACCGCCATCTGGCCGTGGGGCATGTGGCCGATACCATCGCCCATTACGCGGAGAAACTTCCGGCTGACCAGATCGTCCTCGGTTCGAAGCGAGGCGAGTCCCTGCGCCACATGCTTCTCGGCTCCATCGCCCACGACGTCGCGGAACGCACCCGCGTGCCCGTGACTTTCGCGCCGGCCCGGGGCTGA